The nucleotide sequence AACTGAATCAGATCCCCGGCGAGTACAGATACAGGGGGAGGGTATGCGCCCGACCGAAAATGCTTCAGAGAACGCCAGATTACAAAGTCAAACTGATCGCGGACTTGCTGAGCTAATTTTACTGACAGAAAGGTTTTGCCAATCCCGCCAAGACCGAAAATGATGTTCAGGCGGCATCCCTCAATACAGATTTTTTCCACAAGTTGTTCAAGGGGTGCTTCACGTCCTTGAAAGCCTGACACATCAGGAGCATTGCCCCAACTTGTAAATGGTGCCTTGGAACTAGTCCAGAAATGCCGATTATTGCCCATAGTAGGCTGTAGAACATCAACAGGTGTATTTTGCTCTCTGGCAACTGCTTCTACTGGGCCGCGTAGATTTTTCTTAGTAACCTTTCTTCCTAAAGCTATTGAAAGCATTCGCCACAGTTTGTAGGCGGCATCGCGTTCAATATATTCAATGGTATATCCAGGTAGTGTTTTACAGATTTCTGCATAACTGTGTCCGCACCATGAGCCAGCAAATATTGTCCTTTGCACATCGTTAAGCCTATTCCCAGTTTTAGCCAGTAATACTTCAACAAAGTCAAGTGCTTCTTGTTCATTCATACAACTATCCCAAAACAGGTGCTTCCCTTTTAGTAGTTTAGAGCTGAACTTTCCTGAACTTTCCTGAACTTCCTTGGTTTTTATTTTTCTATACAAAAATTTGTTCTAACCTCAGAACTGAGCTTTTATGAGGTTAGAACAAATGAACTTTTCCGATTGTTGAAGCCTTTAGAAAAGACGAAACTGATGAGTAAGGAGATCATCTGAAATCCTCAATTGCTCTCAAATATCGTCATTTTAGGAAGTCAGGAGAATACTGTATGTTTACTCTAGGCAAACTATTTAAATTGCATTCGTCACTTGCAGTGCAAGATACTCCGCACCAGTCTCAGCAAAATTTTCAGCAAAAGCTGACTCAACCAGATCCAGCACGAGAAGCTATCGTAACGCAACAAATATTGCCGAGAAGAGTAGGCCAAGTGGCATATCAGGGTAGCTGGTGGTTAGCTCGATGTCGGCAAGAGGTGACATTTTATCCTGGTGATATTGTCTATGTCGTCGATCGCTGGAACACCACACTCTATGTAGAACCTGATCCCTTTGCTCATTTGACCAATTCGATATCAGCAGAAACTTTGCCAGCGATTGAATTTGAACCTGAGTTTGAGCGAAATTGAAGTGTCTCCTGAAATTGGATAGTCCCCTTGTGCTGCTTCGATCTATCCTTTTCACACTTTCAGTCTCAATCTGATCGCGATATGCCGGAGCACGACTTTCCTGTTTTGCTGGAAAAGCATTTCTAAGCAACAACCATCTTCCTGAATCTTGACTGCTTCATTCCCTATTCAATTTTTCGGAGCAAACATAATGGGTATTCAACGTGCTTTTTCAATTCAACCCTCGCAGATTTTCATCCAAGGAGCCCATGTAGGAGGGGATACAGACTTTGACGGAAATGGTCCTGATCTGGTTATTGACACTACGGTTATGCGAAGGGGACCTAAACTTTTTGCCAGGGTTAGAGCAACCTGGACGGAAACCAAGCAAGATTTTACAAGATTTGAAGGAGACTCTGGCGATGTTGAAATTTTCAACGTGGATCAGCGTTTTCCCGGATGGAACATCAAGTCAGTTAATGGGAACGAGACCTTTGACTTTACGATGGCTGATCCAACTTTTCGGAGGAGACTATTTGGCCACAATGTGCAACCCCTATTCAGTCACGGTTCAAGCCTTGTGCTGATGTACCAAGTTATCGGTGATAGCGATGGAGGAATATTTGGAGGGGATGATCACCCTGAACTTACAGTAATTTTCCATCCACTAGAGGTTGCCATTGAGCACCCAACCATTGAGGTTCGCCGTCAGCTTAGATGGGAACTACTGAAACCAGTAGCAATTCCCCGCTAATTTTCAGCAGTTTATCTCTTTACCCTAGTAGGGAGTATGGCTCAAACAAATACTCAAGTTGAGCCATACTCCCTGGTGCTCAACTGTTGCACAATGCTCAAGTGCAGGCAGTACTGACAGAGGAGGTGAGTGTCGATGAGATGTAGTCCTTAGTCTCAAAAAACAACGGCAATGTTTCCCAGAGGAGTTAGAGGTTGGGGATTGCTGGATTGGGGTGAGTCTTGCCGATTCCAAGGGCTTGATTTTAGCGGCGCGAGTGGGCAAACACACCGACGAGTTGATTGAGGCACTGGTGGTCAGTACAGAAGGGAAAACAGAGTGCAAGCAGTGGAACAGTGATGATTGAGGTGGGTATGAACGAGTCTTACCTCCGGAAATCGAGCATTACATTGGTAAGGACCAGACCCAATGCTTGCAACTGACTCAGGGCATTATCAGGCAACAGACGGGGCGGTGGCATCGACGACAAAACAAGTTTGGCAAGCTATGGGAGCAGACGAAAGTGACGACCCGGTTAGGGGTGAGCTATTTCAATTGGATTTGGCAGCATAGTCACTTCAAAACAACTGCGGATTAACGAGCAGGTTTAGCTCTACAGCCCTGGACTTGGCATGACCTCTCACTTATCCAACTATTGGTTGAGGGACTACCAAATGATTGAAAGACGCTACAGTTTACTATTTAGACTAACAGTTCATTTATTGAAGTACTTTCTTCTAGCGGTATGTGGTTTCACGATCACTTGCTTGTTATCAGAAACGATGGGAGCTATACACGCTGTCCAAATGATTGTACAGATGATGGGTCCGTGGCTGTTACGCTCAGCCGTCGTAATTATCTGCTTCATGGGAATGGCTATTATCTTGGAATCAATTCGCCAATAGGAATAAAGTCCCCAAAACCTATCATGTGTATCCAAAAATATAAAATCTTACACTCAAGAACAACGGATAGTATAAACATATACACCACCAATCTCATCGCTCCGGTCTTGAGGTCCGATTCGTTCTTTACCTTCAATTATAAAGCCAGCTTGAGTTAGCAATTCTTCGTAGCGCCTACACGAAACTTTGAAGTCACCAACTTTTTCAAGTCCAGATTGCAAAGCCTGGGACTCAAGCTGAACAAGGATTTTGTCTCCAATTTCTTTGGCTTTTTCAATGATGTGATTGTGGTAATCTCTTAGGGCTTCTCTATAATCAGCCTCATCCCCAGGGTCGTGTTCTCGCAAGAATTCATCTCCTACAAGTACTAAGGCACCTGGCTTAAGATTACGCTTGACGTTTTTGAAATATCTTGCCTTATCTCTTTCTCGGATATGGTGATCGGCAAATGAGGAAAAGATGCAATCAAACTTTCCTGGAGGATCGAACTTGCGGCTATCTTCGTGAAGAGCCTTCACTCGGTTTTTTTGATCTCGAAATCGGTATTCCAACTTTTTATAGCAATGCCAATCAATTTCAACTGCCACAATTTCATTAATACTGGTCTGTTGGGCTAAGCGGCTTGTGAAAATACCTGTTCCTGCTCCAAGCTCTAGTACACGATACGACGTCGAGCTTGAGGGAAAGTGATGTGAGAAAATCTCTATCATTCGATTCATCATCTCACGATAGTACGCATGATTCTCTTCATGCTGATCATAGTCTTCCACATCAATGTAGGAAGACATTTCTATGGTTTTTCTATCATAAGTTTCAAGACTAGTAGGATTAAAAATGTTCTCTGTCAGCTGCTTAAATTCATCATCACTCATTCTTTGGCGTGGCAAAGGTACTGAATGTCTAATAATTTTCTCTATAATTCTTTCATGCTCGTCAAGTATACTTGGATCGGTATTAAATCGAATAAGTTGTTGATATGTATCGTAGTCTGATAAGAGTTTGCCATTTGAAGTTTCAATAATTGAGAAATCTTTTGCATAAAGGCTAAATTCTTTACTTAACTGAGTATAGCTTATTGCATATACATGGTAATGACTTGCATGATTTTGAAGTGTTTCACTCATCTGAGTGAGCTGTTTCTCAGAAGTGAAGACGAAAATACGAGTGTTCATCTTATTGGAAGTGCGTAGAATCTCTTTTCCCTGTGCTTGCTGCCAA is from Leptolyngbya sp. 'hensonii' and encodes:
- a CDS encoding NfeD family protein, coding for MFTLGKLFKLHSSLAVQDTPHQSQQNFQQKLTQPDPAREAIVTQQILPRRVGQVAYQGSWWLARCRQEVTFYPGDIVYVVDRWNTTLYVEPDPFAHLTNSISAETLPAIEFEPEFERN
- a CDS encoding class I SAM-dependent methyltransferase, whose translation is MSPQSKERVFIAWTGELGKEIAECLSEDRIGMLSFAQLEPWVSGRITQGASWFQETQEALESAKYGVVCLLPGSSRRPWINFEVGFLFGRLRNCKLINFGETLTNPLAQLQKMNGTQMEDWITLLTEMTTGHRTREECKDRVQRAFPRLKEIFDRRYQFPDKYLIEMDQTIDEIQRGADELKKYSHIRENACMQQVVLDTYREMQNRLIKPSTYTNSVVYTALASQYPQYLISLQRNLNPVVKAVALVNIEEEFWQQAQGKEILRTSNKMNTRIFVFTSEKQLTQMSETLQNHASHYHVYAISYTQLSKEFSLYAKDFSIIETSNGKLLSDYDTYQQLIRFNTDPSILDEHERIIEKIIRHSVPLPRQRMSDDEFKQLTENIFNPTSLETYDRKTIEMSSYIDVEDYDQHEENHAYYREMMNRMIEIFSHHFPSSSTSYRVLELGAGTGIFTSRLAQQTSINEIVAVEIDWHCYKKLEYRFRDQKNRVKALHEDSRKFDPPGKFDCIFSSFADHHIRERDKARYFKNVKRNLKPGALVLVGDEFLREHDPGDEADYREALRDYHNHIIEKAKEIGDKILVQLESQALQSGLEKVGDFKVSCRRYEELLTQAGFIIEGKERIGPQDRSDEIGGVYVYTIRCS